From the Lolium rigidum isolate FL_2022 chromosome 2, APGP_CSIRO_Lrig_0.1, whole genome shotgun sequence genome, one window contains:
- the LOC124692389 gene encoding uncharacterized protein LOC124692389 isoform X2, translating to MAVPEAVALEIPAEEGSPAARVPPRIRRRLAQAREPSVGAPATAEEIEAKLRDAHLRRQKFHDALSCKARRAVRSTSQPSQEEDPKQRLEAKLVAAKQKRLSLLEKEQNRLAKLDEVRQAAKNDAEMRFNREREELSMRVEHRVRQAEENRIQLLRARLQRRAALEERTKRFLGQRVAWENKYRERVRSAILQKRNAAEIRRIGLLEAEKKRAQGRLSQVQLAAKTASSQRETERSKLKEQLQDKLQRAKRQRAEYLRQREIAQCSTHTSSIKHGDFLSRKLARCWRRFITSRKTTVVLARAFDILGINQESADSMPFEKLALCIESPEVLQTTRALLDRLESRFILSQSSSLSTPENIDHLLKRLGSPKTRILPSNVGRARVTPKRATRNPDAGKLPRYSPRVVLCAYMILGHPSAVFNVRGEREKLLVESATNFVKEFELLMKTILDGLDGACILRQSTLDAVSPGSSTYQESSSIAADRKKFRSQLVSFDKAWCAYLYHFVVWKAKDAKSLEEDLVTAACKLELSMMQTCKITAEGRSDNLNKNNLNAIQKQVMVDQKLLREKVWHLGGEPGVQRMELALSETRSKFFGAKGNGSPLSTAAANVASSSGKSPLSDIKDSLDKDAERPGRVVQSLSRASSSLSRSNTGDNISQMTITLPEKLPTENELAQSLFKVPSLPSESSSGDKAVSSQMSITVPEKLPTENEQMVNEILHGSFPDSFEDVGKVEGDFKAKVRETMEKAFWDVVLDSMKGDTPDYSYLVNLVKEVRDALHQMAPKGWKEEITNNINLEMLSQVLESSTQDTQYLGHILQYSLGMVRKLSSPAKEDEMKISHDKLLSELIEHSESNNGGPYAFVIAVIKGLRFTMEELKALQSEVSRARIQLLKPIIKGSGGFEYLQRAFADRYGSRSNALVSLPSTIQWISASKDLVEEEWNDYVSSLQTLPATDHVQPFVTTLRAGRGIPDQQHVVPVAECTELPACTGEELDKLIRIGLLRLISSMEGMQRKSVPETFKLNWLRLRAVQSQFQQVIVIATSMLVQRQVLMSENSETTPSKLENATLELFNTLTELLDNFSDVSTDKIIEVMIHSATSTSSCSDEVIENRKQILTRVFLKSLQTDDTVFRKVSRSVYCAFRAITLGGSGAKGKMLAEVALRRIGATRLTDRVAKAAAVLLKVATVSEQVHGPWYKHLL from the exons ATGGCGGTGCCGGAGGCGGTGGCGCTAGAAATACCGGCGGAGGAGGGGTCCCCGGCGGCCAGGGTGCCGCCGAGGATCAGGAGGAGGCTCGCCCAGGCGCGTGAGCCCAGCGTTGGCGCGCCGGCGACGGCCGAGGAGATCGAGGCCAAGCTGCGCGACGCCCATCTCCGTAGGCAG AAATTTCATGACGCATTATCATGCAAAGCAAGGCGTGCCGTCAGGAGCACTTCGCAGCCATCTCAGGAGGAGGATCCCAAGCAGCGCCTCGAAGCAAAGCTTGTGGCCGCTAAGCAGAAGAG GTTGAGCCTCTTGGAGAAGGAGCAGAATCGTTTAGCTAAATTGGACGAGGTGCGACAGGCTGCTAAGAATGATGCGGAAATGAGGTTCAACAGGGAAAGGGAGGAGCTTAGCATGAGAGTTGAGCATCGGGTCCGGCAGGCAGAGGAGAACCGTATTCAACTCTTGCGTGCTCGTTTGCAGAGGCGGGCTGCGCTGGAGGAGAGGACAAAAAGGTTCCTCGGGCAAAGAGTGGCGTGGGAGAATAAGTACAGGGAGCGTGTGCGGTCTGCGATCCTGCAGAAGCGGAATGCAGCTGAGATTAGAAGGATAGGGCTATTAGAAGCTGAGAAAAAGCGGGCTCAGGGTCGGCTTTCACAGGTCCAGCTTGCTGCCAAAACTGCATCTAGCCAAAGAGAAACTGAGAGGAGCAAGTTAAAAGAACAGCTACAAGACAAACTTCAGAGG GCAAAGCGGCAGAGAGCTGAGTATTTGAGGCAGAGAGAAATTGCCCAGTGCTCTACGCATACCAGTTCAATTAAACACGGGGACTTTCTTTCAAGAAAGCTGGCAAG ATGCTGGAGAAGATTCATAACATCTAGGAAGACAACAGTGGTGTTGGCTAGGGCCTTTGACATTCTGGGAATAAATCAGGAATCTGCTGATTCCATGCCATTTGAAAAACTAGCTCTCTGCATTGAATCTCCAGAAGTTCTTCAGACCACCAGGGCATTGCTTGATCGCTTGGAGAGTCGTTTTATTCTTTCTCAGTCATCAAGTTTATCCACACCAGAAAATATCGATCATCTGCTCAAGCGCCTGGGATCACCAAAGACTAGGATCCTACCAAGTAATGTGGGAAGAGCTAGAGTAACACCAAAAAGGGCAACTAGAAATCCTGACGCTGGCAAATTACCTAGATATTCACCAAGGGTAGTGCTTTGTGCTTACATGATACTAGGTCATCCAAGTGCTGTTTTTAATGTACGAGGCGAACGAGAGAAACTACTTGTGGAGTCGGCAACAAACTTTGTGAAGGAATTTGAACTGCTGATGAAGACAATACTTGATGGGTTAGATGGTGCATGCATACTGAGGCAGTCAACACTAGATGCAGTCTCTCCTGGATCTTCTACTTACCAGGAATCTTCTTCAATTGCTGCTGATCGGAAAAAATTCAGATCCCAGCTGGTTTCTTTTGACAAAGCTTGGTGTGCTTATCTTTACCACTTTGTGGTGTGGAAAGCAAAAGATGCCAAGTCGCTAGAGGAAGATCTCGTGACAGCTGCATGCAAGCTTGAGCTCTCAATGATGCAAACATGCAAAATAACTGCTGAAGGCCGATCAGATAACCTTAATAAAAATAATTTGAATGCCATCCAGAAACAG GTTATGGTAGACCAGAAACTTCTAAGGGAGAAGGTTTGGCACCTAGGTGGTGAACCTGGTGTTCAGAGGATGGAACTTGCTTTATCAGAAACACGATCAAAGTTCTTTGGAGCTAAGGGAAATGGGAGCCCCTTGTCAACAGCTGCTGCAAATGTCGCATCTTCATCTGGAAAGTCTCCTCTTTCTGACATTAAAGATAGTTTGGACAAGGATGCTGAAAGGCCAGGTAGAGTTGTTCAATCTTTGTCCAGAGCTTCCTCTTCACTGTCACGAAGTAACACTGGAGATAACATTAGCCAAATGACCATCACACTGCCAGAAAAGCTGCCAACCGAGAATGAGCTTGCCCAGTCTTTGTTCAAAGTTCCCTCTTTACCATCTGAAAGTAGCTCAGGCGACAAAGCCGTCAGTAGCCAAATGAGCATCACAGTGCCAGAAAAGCTGCCAACAGAGAATGAACAAATGGTCAATGAGATTCTGCATGGCTCTTTTCCTGATAGCTTTGAAGATGTTGGTAAAGTTGAGGGAGATTTCAAG GCAAAGGTCAGGGAAACAATGGAGAAAGCTTTCTGGGATGTGGTTCTGGATTCAATGAAAGGAGACACACCAGACTACAGTTATCTGGTCAACCTAGTAAAGGAAGTCAGGGATGCATTGCACCAGATGGCTCCTAAAGGGTGGAAAGAAGAAATAACAAATAACattaaccttgaaatgttgtctcaG GTACTTGAGTCAAGCACCCAGGACACACAGTATCTAGGGCACATTCTGCAGTACTCTCTGGGTATGGTGCGCAAATTATCTTCTCCTGCAAAGGAAGATGAAATGAAGATCAGTCATGACAAATTATTGAGCGAATTGATCGAACACTCTGAATCCAATAATGGAGGTCCATATGCATTTGTAATAGCTGTCATCAAGGGCTTGCGGTTCACTATGGAAGAATTAAAG GCTCTTCAGTCAGAAGTCAGTAGAGCACGGATACAGCTATTGAAACCAATTATAAAGGGCTCGGGTGGTTTTGAGTACCTGCAGAGAGCTTTTGCTGATCGCTATGGATCCCGTTCCAATGCATTAGTTTCTCTCCCTTCAACTATTCAGTGGATTTCTGCCTCAAAGGATTTGGTAGAAGAAGAATGGAATGATTATGTCAGCTCCTTGCAGACCCTGCCTGCAACAGACCAT GTTCAGCCATTTGTTACAACCCTACGAGCTGGTCGTGGAATTCCAGATCAGCAACATGTAGTGCCTGTAGCAG AATGTACAGAGCTACCAGCGTGCACGGGAGAAGAGCTTGACAAGCTAATAAGAATTGGGCTATTGCGGCTTATCAGCAGCATGGAGGGCATGCAGAGGAAGTCAGTACCTGAGACCTTTAAGCTCAATTGGTTGAGGTTGCGTGCTGTTCAGAGTCAATTCCAACAAGTGATTGTTATCGCAACAAG CATGCTTGTCCAGCGTCAAGTTTTGATGAGTGAGAACTCAGAGACCACTCCTTCGAAACTGGAAAATGCAACCTTGGAACTGTTTAACACACTCACGGAGCTACTAGATAACTTTTCTGATGTTAGCACAGACAAGATCATTGAGGTTATGATCCATTCGGCAACCTCGACCAGCTCTTGTTCAGATGAAGTGATTGAGAACAGGAAGCAGATATTGACCAGGGTCTTCCTTAAAAGCCTCCAGACCGATGACACCGTCTTCAGGAAGGTCTCTCGATCTGTTTACTGTGCCTTCCGTGCGATCACCCTGGGTGGCAGTGGGGCGAAGGGCAAGATGCTCGCCGAGGTGGCCCTCAGGCGCATCGGCGCGACAAGACTCACTGACCGCGTAGCGAAGGCTGCCGCAGTGCTACTGAAAGTAGCAACAGTATCAGAGCAGGTTCACGGCCCGTGGTACAAGCACCTGCTGTGA
- the LOC124692389 gene encoding uncharacterized protein LOC124692389 isoform X1 translates to MAVPEAVALEIPAEEGSPAARVPPRIRRRLAQAREPSVGAPATAEEIEAKLRDAHLRRQKFHDALSCKARRAVRSTSQPSQEEDPKQRLEAKLVAAKQKRLSLLEKEQNRLAKLDEVRQAAKNDAEMRFNREREELSMRVEHRVRQAEENRIQLLRARLQRRAALEERTKRFLGQRVAWENKYRERVRSAILQKRNAAEIRRIGLLEAEKKRAQGRLSQVQLAAKTASSQRETERSKLKEQLQDKLQRAKRQRAEYLRQREIAQCSTHTSSIKHGDFLSRKLARCWRRFITSRKTTVVLARAFDILGINQESADSMPFEKLALCIESPEVLQTTRALLDRLESRFILSQSSSLSTPENIDHLLKRLGSPKTRILPSNVGRARVTPKRATRNPDAGKLPRYSPRVVLCAYMILGHPSAVFNVRGEREKLLVESATNFVKEFELLMKTILDGLDGACILRQSTLDAVSPGSSTYQESSSIAADRKKFRSQLVSFDKAWCAYLYHFVVWKAKDAKSLEEDLVTAACKLELSMMQTCKITAEGRSDNLNKNNLNAIQKQVMVDQKLLREKVWHLGGEPGVQRMELALSETRSKFFGAKGNGSPLSTAAANVASSSGKSPLSDIKDSLDKDAERPGRVVQSLSRASSSLSRSNTGDNISQMTITLPEKLPTENELAQSLFKVPSLPSESSSGDKAVSSQMSITVPEKLPTENEQMVNEILHGSFPDSFEDVGKVEGDFKAKVRETMEKAFWDVVLDSMKGDTPDYSYLVNLVKEVRDALHQMAPKGWKEEITNNINLEMLSQVLESSTQDTQYLGHILQYSLGMVRKLSSPAKEDEMKISHDKLLSELIEHSESNNGGPYAFVIAVIKGLRFTMEELKALQSEVSRARIQLLKPIIKGSGGFEYLQRAFADRYGSRSNALVSLPSTIQWISASKDLVEEEWNDYVSSLQTLPATDHVQPFVTTLRAGRGIPDQQHVVPVAEECTELPACTGEELDKLIRIGLLRLISSMEGMQRKSVPETFKLNWLRLRAVQSQFQQVIVIATSMLVQRQVLMSENSETTPSKLENATLELFNTLTELLDNFSDVSTDKIIEVMIHSATSTSSCSDEVIENRKQILTRVFLKSLQTDDTVFRKVSRSVYCAFRAITLGGSGAKGKMLAEVALRRIGATRLTDRVAKAAAVLLKVATVSEQVHGPWYKHLL, encoded by the exons ATGGCGGTGCCGGAGGCGGTGGCGCTAGAAATACCGGCGGAGGAGGGGTCCCCGGCGGCCAGGGTGCCGCCGAGGATCAGGAGGAGGCTCGCCCAGGCGCGTGAGCCCAGCGTTGGCGCGCCGGCGACGGCCGAGGAGATCGAGGCCAAGCTGCGCGACGCCCATCTCCGTAGGCAG AAATTTCATGACGCATTATCATGCAAAGCAAGGCGTGCCGTCAGGAGCACTTCGCAGCCATCTCAGGAGGAGGATCCCAAGCAGCGCCTCGAAGCAAAGCTTGTGGCCGCTAAGCAGAAGAG GTTGAGCCTCTTGGAGAAGGAGCAGAATCGTTTAGCTAAATTGGACGAGGTGCGACAGGCTGCTAAGAATGATGCGGAAATGAGGTTCAACAGGGAAAGGGAGGAGCTTAGCATGAGAGTTGAGCATCGGGTCCGGCAGGCAGAGGAGAACCGTATTCAACTCTTGCGTGCTCGTTTGCAGAGGCGGGCTGCGCTGGAGGAGAGGACAAAAAGGTTCCTCGGGCAAAGAGTGGCGTGGGAGAATAAGTACAGGGAGCGTGTGCGGTCTGCGATCCTGCAGAAGCGGAATGCAGCTGAGATTAGAAGGATAGGGCTATTAGAAGCTGAGAAAAAGCGGGCTCAGGGTCGGCTTTCACAGGTCCAGCTTGCTGCCAAAACTGCATCTAGCCAAAGAGAAACTGAGAGGAGCAAGTTAAAAGAACAGCTACAAGACAAACTTCAGAGG GCAAAGCGGCAGAGAGCTGAGTATTTGAGGCAGAGAGAAATTGCCCAGTGCTCTACGCATACCAGTTCAATTAAACACGGGGACTTTCTTTCAAGAAAGCTGGCAAG ATGCTGGAGAAGATTCATAACATCTAGGAAGACAACAGTGGTGTTGGCTAGGGCCTTTGACATTCTGGGAATAAATCAGGAATCTGCTGATTCCATGCCATTTGAAAAACTAGCTCTCTGCATTGAATCTCCAGAAGTTCTTCAGACCACCAGGGCATTGCTTGATCGCTTGGAGAGTCGTTTTATTCTTTCTCAGTCATCAAGTTTATCCACACCAGAAAATATCGATCATCTGCTCAAGCGCCTGGGATCACCAAAGACTAGGATCCTACCAAGTAATGTGGGAAGAGCTAGAGTAACACCAAAAAGGGCAACTAGAAATCCTGACGCTGGCAAATTACCTAGATATTCACCAAGGGTAGTGCTTTGTGCTTACATGATACTAGGTCATCCAAGTGCTGTTTTTAATGTACGAGGCGAACGAGAGAAACTACTTGTGGAGTCGGCAACAAACTTTGTGAAGGAATTTGAACTGCTGATGAAGACAATACTTGATGGGTTAGATGGTGCATGCATACTGAGGCAGTCAACACTAGATGCAGTCTCTCCTGGATCTTCTACTTACCAGGAATCTTCTTCAATTGCTGCTGATCGGAAAAAATTCAGATCCCAGCTGGTTTCTTTTGACAAAGCTTGGTGTGCTTATCTTTACCACTTTGTGGTGTGGAAAGCAAAAGATGCCAAGTCGCTAGAGGAAGATCTCGTGACAGCTGCATGCAAGCTTGAGCTCTCAATGATGCAAACATGCAAAATAACTGCTGAAGGCCGATCAGATAACCTTAATAAAAATAATTTGAATGCCATCCAGAAACAG GTTATGGTAGACCAGAAACTTCTAAGGGAGAAGGTTTGGCACCTAGGTGGTGAACCTGGTGTTCAGAGGATGGAACTTGCTTTATCAGAAACACGATCAAAGTTCTTTGGAGCTAAGGGAAATGGGAGCCCCTTGTCAACAGCTGCTGCAAATGTCGCATCTTCATCTGGAAAGTCTCCTCTTTCTGACATTAAAGATAGTTTGGACAAGGATGCTGAAAGGCCAGGTAGAGTTGTTCAATCTTTGTCCAGAGCTTCCTCTTCACTGTCACGAAGTAACACTGGAGATAACATTAGCCAAATGACCATCACACTGCCAGAAAAGCTGCCAACCGAGAATGAGCTTGCCCAGTCTTTGTTCAAAGTTCCCTCTTTACCATCTGAAAGTAGCTCAGGCGACAAAGCCGTCAGTAGCCAAATGAGCATCACAGTGCCAGAAAAGCTGCCAACAGAGAATGAACAAATGGTCAATGAGATTCTGCATGGCTCTTTTCCTGATAGCTTTGAAGATGTTGGTAAAGTTGAGGGAGATTTCAAG GCAAAGGTCAGGGAAACAATGGAGAAAGCTTTCTGGGATGTGGTTCTGGATTCAATGAAAGGAGACACACCAGACTACAGTTATCTGGTCAACCTAGTAAAGGAAGTCAGGGATGCATTGCACCAGATGGCTCCTAAAGGGTGGAAAGAAGAAATAACAAATAACattaaccttgaaatgttgtctcaG GTACTTGAGTCAAGCACCCAGGACACACAGTATCTAGGGCACATTCTGCAGTACTCTCTGGGTATGGTGCGCAAATTATCTTCTCCTGCAAAGGAAGATGAAATGAAGATCAGTCATGACAAATTATTGAGCGAATTGATCGAACACTCTGAATCCAATAATGGAGGTCCATATGCATTTGTAATAGCTGTCATCAAGGGCTTGCGGTTCACTATGGAAGAATTAAAG GCTCTTCAGTCAGAAGTCAGTAGAGCACGGATACAGCTATTGAAACCAATTATAAAGGGCTCGGGTGGTTTTGAGTACCTGCAGAGAGCTTTTGCTGATCGCTATGGATCCCGTTCCAATGCATTAGTTTCTCTCCCTTCAACTATTCAGTGGATTTCTGCCTCAAAGGATTTGGTAGAAGAAGAATGGAATGATTATGTCAGCTCCTTGCAGACCCTGCCTGCAACAGACCAT GTTCAGCCATTTGTTACAACCCTACGAGCTGGTCGTGGAATTCCAGATCAGCAACATGTAGTGCCTGTAGCAG AAGAATGTACAGAGCTACCAGCGTGCACGGGAGAAGAGCTTGACAAGCTAATAAGAATTGGGCTATTGCGGCTTATCAGCAGCATGGAGGGCATGCAGAGGAAGTCAGTACCTGAGACCTTTAAGCTCAATTGGTTGAGGTTGCGTGCTGTTCAGAGTCAATTCCAACAAGTGATTGTTATCGCAACAAG CATGCTTGTCCAGCGTCAAGTTTTGATGAGTGAGAACTCAGAGACCACTCCTTCGAAACTGGAAAATGCAACCTTGGAACTGTTTAACACACTCACGGAGCTACTAGATAACTTTTCTGATGTTAGCACAGACAAGATCATTGAGGTTATGATCCATTCGGCAACCTCGACCAGCTCTTGTTCAGATGAAGTGATTGAGAACAGGAAGCAGATATTGACCAGGGTCTTCCTTAAAAGCCTCCAGACCGATGACACCGTCTTCAGGAAGGTCTCTCGATCTGTTTACTGTGCCTTCCGTGCGATCACCCTGGGTGGCAGTGGGGCGAAGGGCAAGATGCTCGCCGAGGTGGCCCTCAGGCGCATCGGCGCGACAAGACTCACTGACCGCGTAGCGAAGGCTGCCGCAGTGCTACTGAAAGTAGCAACAGTATCAGAGCAGGTTCACGGCCCGTGGTACAAGCACCTGCTGTGA
- the LOC124692390 gene encoding protein MAINTENANCE OF PSII UNDER HIGH LIGHT 1-like, protein MACPAQSMVAASSCVFLRSSKPQQATVLRGGGINGASISSSRLLSVSCNASSSPPPPQDDSECNDVECAPEKEVGSLSMEWLAEERTQVVGTFPPKKKGWTGLVEKDTAGQTNIYSVEPAVYVAESAISSGTAGTSSEGSENTAALVAGLALIVVAGASSILIQVSKNQPPVQTPYSGPPLSYYVAKFQPAAAAFSVEPSPPVVEAAAPEEAPSDSPTLEASAEPSADSAEQLSS, encoded by the exons ATGGCTTGCCCTGCCCAATCCATGGTCGCTGCGAGCAGCTGCGTGTTCCTGAGGAGCAGCAAGCCTCAGCAGGCCACGGTTCTGCGCGGAGGAGGCATTAATGGTGCAAGCATCAGCAGCAGCAGGCTGCTGTCGGTGTCCTGCAATGCttcttcgtcgccgccgccgccgcaggacgACTCCGAGTGCAACGACGTGGAGTGCGCCCCAGAGAAGGAG GTCGGGAGCCTGAGCATGGAGTGGCTGGCGGAGGAGAGGACCCAGGTCGTGGGCACTTTCCCTCCCAAGAAGAAGGGGTGGACGGGCCTCGTCGAGAAGGACACCGCAGGCCAGACCAACATCTACTCCGTCGAG CCGGCGGTGTACGTGGCGGAGAGCGCCATCAGCTCCGGCACGGCGGGGACGTCGTCCGAGGGCTCCGAGAACACGGCGGCGCTCGTGGCGGGGCTGGCACTCATCGTCGTCGCCGGGGCCTCCTCCATCCTCATCCAGGTCAGCAAGAACCAGCCGCCCGTGCAGACGCCCTACTCCGGCCCGCCACTCAGCTACTACGTCGCCAAGTTCCAGCCCGCCGCGGCGGCGTTCTCGGTCGAGCCAAGCCCACCAGTCGTGGAGGCGGCAGCGCCGGAGGAGGCGCCGTCTGACTCACCCACCTTGGAGGCGTCGGCAGAGCCTTCGGCCGACAGCGCCGAGCAGCTGTCATCGTGA
- the LOC124687301 gene encoding DDT domain-containing protein DDB_G0282237-like, producing MPLLNKKPFSLLEPPKDLDPEQAVFQIRFTKEIFLDYQEYVKRLNLYRQRVWTCNVSGKSNLTFEEALVSEHQAMEKVQNLPTEIMAHVLRMTQYSTLGLIELVNKIYVALQEDVFEGIELHAKKDDAEAPCKILKILDSGDTKLYEVGWIRQGKSKTVINTSVVKATDLIRRRAPVSRNILKLLIRDSTSHSTPWILHEHLAKKYGISMEPPNDIMYGEGLQKKGRKRHDCVTTEDGRKKSKKDEGHASVPIKYPIDDLLVSPAADDPALLKRPPLVTDFGIPRNSVGDLLMVWDFCLSFGRVLNLYPFSLADLENAICHKESNVLIVEIHSALFRLLIEDDSDYFTALQTNKRKSKLSSEKWAEYLSFFLEKTEIEELSCNSGAVRRGYYGPIDVDIKLKILQELVEEAIATDAIREKLSERVEQQQALVATKREIARKEREEKNKNSKDENNDVVQDGNECVDEQRKGKEESDKRDVSASKTERKLHLVRHLETEKAKLSIRASPLGKDRNYNRYWFFKREGRLFVESADCKEWGYYSTKEELDVLMSSLNVKGIRERALKVQLEKFYNSISNALEKRLKEITHKISLEEAVLRRSTRVRAQPRDSPSMAFLKYVNKWNEH from the exons ATGCCTCTCCTCAACAAGAAACCTTTCTCCTTGCTGGAGCCACCAAAGGACTTGGACCCTGAGCAGGCGGTTTTCCAAATTCGCTTCACCAAGGAGATATTCCTAGATTACCA AGAATATGTTAAGAGGTTGAACCTTTATCGCCAGAGAGTTTGGACATGTAACGTGTCTGGGAAATCCAATTTGACTTTCGAAGAAGCTTTGGTGTCTGAGCACCAGGCGATGGAGAAGGTTCAGAACTTACCGACAGAGATAATGGCTCATGTTCTCAGGATGACTCAGTACA GCACCCTTGGCTTAATTGAGCTTGTCAACAAGATATATGTTGCTCTCCAGGAAGATGTATTTGAAGGAATAGAGTTGCATGCTAAAAAGGATGATGCTGAAGCTCCCTGCAAGATTTTGAAGATTTTAGATTCTGGTGACACAAAGTTGTATGAGGTGGGCTGGATTCGTCAAGGCAAGAGCAAGACTGTGATCAACACGTCAGTAGTCAAAGCTACAGATCTGATACGCCGCAGGGCGCCTGTTAGCAGGAATATTCTGAAGCTTTTGATCCGGGATTCAACATCACATAGTACCCCATGGATTCTACATGAACATCTTGCCAAGAAATATGGCATATCCATGGAGCCCCCTAATGACATAATG TATGGTGAAGGTTTGCAAAAGAAAGGGAGGAAAAGGCATGACTGTGTAACTACTGAAGATGGGAGAAAAAAGTCCAAGAAAG ACGAGGGACATGCATCTGTGCCAATTAAGTACCCAATAGATGATCTCTTAGTAAGCCCTGCTGCAGATGATCCTGCTTTGTTGAAGAGGCCTCCTCTGGTTACAGATTTTGGGATACCAAGAAATTCTGTGGGAGATTTACTTATGGTATGGGACTTCTGCTTATCTTTTGGGAGGGTTCTGAATCTGTACCCGTTTTCACTAGCAGATCTGGAGAATGCAATTTGCCACAAAGAAAGCAATGTTCTTATTGTGGAAATACATTCAGCACTGTTCCGTTTGCTTATTGAGGATGACAGTGATTATTTTACAGCTCTGCAGACCAACAAAAGGAAATcaaag TTAAGTTCAGAAAAGTGGGCTGAATATCTTAGTTTTTTCTTGGAGAAGACAGAGATTGAAGAACTCTCCTGTAACTCTGGGGCTGTAAGAAGGGGTTACTATGGTCCTATAGACGTTGACATAAAACTTAAGATTCTCCAGGAACTAGTCGAAGAAGCTATTGCAACTGATGCTATAAGAGAGAAACTAAGTGAGCGGGTAGAGCAGCAACAGGCTCTTGTTGCAACAAAAAGAGAGATTGCCagaaaggagagagaagagaaaaacaaaaacagTAAAGATGAGAACAATGATGTTGTACAAGATGGCAACGAGTGTGTTGATGAGCAGCGTAAGGGGAAAGAAGAAAGCGATAAGAGAGATGTTTCCGCAAGCAAGACGGAAAGAAAATTGCATCTG GTGCGACACCTTGAAACTGAGAAGGCAAAATTATCCATCCGTGCCAGCCCTCTTGGGAAAGATAGAAACTATAATAGGTACTGGTTTTTCAAACGTGAAGGAAGGCTTTTTGTTGAAAGTGCAGATTGCAAAGAATGGGGATACTACAGCACGAAGGAAGAG CTTGATGTGCTCATGAGCTCACTAAATGTGAAAGGTATACGAGAGAGAGCTCTCAAAGTGCAGCTGGAGAAGTTCTATAATAGCATAAG CAATGCGCTAGAGAAGCGATTGAAAGAGATCACTCACAAAATATCACTCGAGGAGGCTGTGCTGCGCCGTTCCACCCGTGTTCGAGCTCAGCCAAGGGACAGCCCTTCCATGGCGTTCCTGAAGTACGTCAACAAATGGAACGAACACTAA